From Triticum aestivum cultivar Chinese Spring chromosome 4A, IWGSC CS RefSeq v2.1, whole genome shotgun sequence, a single genomic window includes:
- the LOC123084977 gene encoding uncharacterized protein, whose product MGGGSMGIRAAARAAFIGGYRSASNARRSALPSSSAAAADTRPVSTATTFDDWYIPDREVFGPVPSHEEAMAATLDLRDAFEIAKIDSHGGRLDISKTHISHDGLDDPTKVAQETFQDHLHSEASKHEEKHDSLSVASGSSARVIEAFTMLHESPEAQDVVASLASDKNVWEAVMKNKKLVEFYKTNLSESSSVTDEAEQSDAESSQSSNGVVSPADAFSDYIQMMKAFVSEMVTNLSSIMQDLVATSDEGQSKGRLKTLIINSKKDFTNGPSSFVLLAIASILVVLLKRA is encoded by the exons ATGGGAGGCGGCAGCATGGGGATCCGCGCGGCCGCCAGGGCCGCCTTCATCGGCGGCTACCGCTCCGCCTCGAACGCCCGCCGCTCCGCCctgccctcctcctccgccgccgcggccgacACCCGCCCCGTCTCCACGGCCACCACCTTCGACGACTGGTACATCCCCGACCGCGAGGTGTTCGGCCCCGTGCCCTCCCACGAGGAGGCCATGGCCGCCACCCTCGACCTCAGGGACGCCTTCGAGAT TGCCAAGATTGATTCCCATGGTGGCCGCCTGGATATCTCCAAGACACATATCTCCCATGATGGCCTTGATGATCCCACAAAGGTTGCTCAGGAAACATTTCAGGATCATCTCCATTCAGAAGCATCTAAGCATGAAGAGAAGCATGACAGTTTATCCGTTGCCTCTGGATCCTCTGCACGTGTTATTGAAGCCTTCACCATGCTACACGAGAGTCCTGAAGCTCAG GATGTTGTTGCTTCGCTTGCTTCTGATAAGAATGTCTGGGAAGCTGTGATGAAGAACAAGAAACTTGTGGAGTTTTACAAGACAA ACCTCAGCGAGTCATCCAGTGTCACTGACGAAGCTGAGCAGAGCGACGCCGAGAGCTCGCAGAGCAGCAATGGTGTCGTCTCGCCGGCAGATGCATTCAGTGATTACATTCAGATGATGAAGGCGTTcgtgtcggagatggtgacgaatCTTTCGAGCATAATGCAGGACCTGGTGGCCACGTCAGACGAGGGCCAGAGCAAGGGGAGGTTGAAGACCCTGATCATCAACTCCAAGAAGGATTTCACAAATGGCCCGTCGTCCTTCGTGCTCCTGGCCATCGCGTCTATTCTGGTCGTTTTGCTCAAGCGTGCATAG